A single genomic interval of Daucus carota subsp. sativus chromosome 1, DH1 v3.0, whole genome shotgun sequence harbors:
- the LOC108192898 gene encoding protein TOPLESS-RELATED PROTEIN 2 isoform X3: MSSLSRELVFLILQFLDEEKFKDTVHKLEHESGFYFNMKYFDELVQAGEWDEVERYLCGFTKVEDNRYSMKIFFEIRKQKYLEALDRNDRPKAVDILVKDLKVFSSFNEDLFKEITQLLALDNFRQNEQLSKYGDTKSARSIMLVELKKLIEANPLFREKLAFPTFKASRLRTLINQSLNWQHQLCKNPRPNPDIKTLFIDHTCASSNGARAPPPANSPLAGPVPKAGVFPPLGGHNPFQPIVSPSASAIAGWMSSPNPSMPHAAVASAPPGLVQSPGAAAAFLKHPRTPPGGPGLEYQMGDSEHLMKRMRTGQSDEVSFSGHPPHMYSTDDLPKAVVRILNQGSNVMSMDFHPQQQTVLLVGTNVGDISIWEVGSRERLVHKTFKVWDLSACSMPLQTNLVKDATISVNRCIWGPDGSILGVAFSKHIVQIYAYNPAGELRQHLEIDAHIGGVNDIAFSHPNKQLCIVTCGDDKTIKVWDAVSGRRQFIFEGHEAPVYSVCPHFKENIQFIFSTAIDGKIKAWLYDCLGSRVDYDAPGHWCTTMAYSADGTRLFSCGTSKEGESHLVEWNESEGAIKRTYSGFRKRSLGVVQFDTTRNRFLAAGDEFQIKFWDMDNNNILTVIDAEGGLPASPRLRFNKEGSLLAVTANENAIKVIANSDGQRMLRMLEGRAFDSSRGFPEAVNIKPPFSGSLGPNVSNPIQPVLDHSERMQTPLSIGNLAAAESSKMADTKPKILENADKMIAWKFPDVTESTQLRAIRLPDPLSASKVVRLIYTNSGLALLALASNAVHKLWKWQRSERNPSGKSTASIMPQLWQPSSGAPMSNDINEAKPAEESAACIALSKNDSYVMSASGGKVSLFNMMTFKVMTTFMPPPPAATYLAFHPQDNNVIAIGMDDSTIQIYNVRVDEVKIKLKGHQKPITGLAFSQALNVLVSSGSDAQLCVWNIDGWEKRIARPIQTPSGQSAPLAGDTRVQFHNDQTHLLVVHESQIGIYDSQLECLRLWSPRDSLSAAISSAIYSCDGLLIFVGFSDGAIGIFDVDGLRLRCRIASSAYIGSSISSSGAFPVVIAAHPTDSNQFALGMSDGSVHVIEPSDGEPKWGGPVPQENGSLPTIPSNSALNSQPSETPSR; the protein is encoded by the exons ATGTCATCTCTGAGTCGGGAACTAGTTTTCCTGATACTGCAATTCCTTGATGAGGAAAAATTTAAGGATACCGTTCACAA GTTGGAACACGAGTCTGGCTTTTACTTCAACATGAAATACTTTGACGAGCTAGTTCAAGCTGGTGAGTGGGATGAAGTTGAACGCTATTTATGTGGCTTTACAAAAGTTGAGGACAATCGCTACTCAATgaagatattttttgaaatcaggAAACAAAAATATCTAGAAGCCCTTGATAG GAATGACCGGCCTAAAGCTGTTgatattctcgtaaaggatttgaaAGTGTTCTCCTCTTTCAATGAAGATCTTTTCAAGGAAATCACGCAACTACTTGCTCTAGACAATTTCAG GCAAAATGAGCAGCTCTCCAAGTACGGGGATACAAAATCAGCGCGCAGCATTATGCTTGTTGAACTCAAAAAGCTTATAGAGGCGAATCCATTGTTTCGTGAGAAACTCGCCTTTCCAACTTTCAAAGCCTCACGGTTGCGGACATTGATTAATCAAAG TCTTAATTGGCAGCACCAACTTTGCAAGAACCCACGTCCAAACCCTGATATTAAGACACTTTTTATTGATCATACTTGTGCTTCTAGCAATGGAGCTCGTGCTCCTCCACCTGCTAATAGCCCTCTTGCTGGACCTGTTCCAAAAGCTGGGGTTTTTCCACCTCTTGGAGGTCATAAC CCGTTCCAGCCGATTGTTTCTCCTTCTGCAAGTGCAATCGCAGGTTGGATGTCGAGTCCCAATCCTTCCATGCCTCATGCTGCTGTTGCATCTGCCCCCCCTGGTCTTGTCCAGTCCCCTGGTGCAG CAGCTGCATTCCTGAAACATCCCAGAACGCCTCCTGGTGGTCCTGGGTTGGAGTACCAAATGGGTGATTCAGAGCACCTAATGAAGCGTATGCGCACTGGTCAATCTGACGAG GTGTCCTTCTCCGGTCATCCTCCTCATATGtactcaactgatgatcttccAAAAGCTGTTGTGCGGATCCTTAACCAAGGGTCAAATGTCATGAGCATGGATTTCCATCCACAGCAGCAGACTGTTCTTTTAG TTGGTACTAATGTCGGTGATATTAGCATCTGGGAAGTTGGATCTCGTGAAAGGTTAGTCCATAAAACATTCAAGGTGTGGGATTTGTCAGCTTGTTCAATGCCATTGCAG ACTAATTTGGTAAAAGATGCAACAATATCCGTCAACCGGTGCATATGGGGCCCGGATGGATCTATACTCG GCGTCGCTTTCTCGAAGCATATAGTTCAGATATATGCATACAATCCAGCGGGAGAGTTGAGACAGCACTTAGAA ATTGATGCTCACATTGGAGGTGTAAATGATATTGCTTTTTCTCATCCCAATAAGCAACTGTGCATTGTTACATGCGGCGATGACAAAACAATAAAG GTGTGGGATGCTGTATCTGGACGAAGACAATTTATATTTGAGGGTCACGAAGCTCCTGTTTATTCTGTATGCCCTCActttaaagaaaatatacaG TTCATCTTCTCCACTGCAATTGATGGGAAAATTAAAGCATGGCTATATGATTGTTTGGGGTCCAGAGTAGATTATGATGCCCCTGGACACTGGTGCACCACAATGGCTTATAGTGCTGATGGAACCAG GCTTTTCTCTTGTGGGACAAGCAAAGAAGGTGAATCCCACCTAGTTGAGTGGAATGAAAGTGAAGGAGCTATTAAAAGGACATACTCTGGATTTAGGAAACGGTCATTAGGTGTTGTTCAGTTTGACACAACTAGGAATCGTTTTCTAGCTGCTGGTGATGAATTTCAAATAAAGTTCTGGGACATGGACAATAATAACATTCTGACAGTTATCGATGCTGAGGGTGGATTGCCT GCAAGTCCTAGATTGAGATTTAACAAGGAAGGTTCCTTACTGGCTGTAACAGCCAATGAAAATGCCATCAAGGTTATTGCTAATTCAGATGGGCAACGTATGTTGAGGATGCTGGAAGGCAGAGCATTTGACAGCTCTCGTGGTTTTCCAGAAGCAGTCAATATTAAA CCTCCATTTTCTGGGTCCCTAGGCCCTAATGTTTCCAACCCTATACAACCAGTCctagatcattccgaaagaatgCAGACCCCATTATCCATTGGCAATCTT GCTGCTGCTGAGAGTAGCAAGATGGCTGATACTAAGCCAAAGATTTTGGAAAATGCTGACAAAATGATAGCCTGGAAGTTTCCAGATGTAACAGAATCAACTCAACTAAGGGCTATTCGATTGCCTGATCCATTGTCAGCTAGTAAG GTTGTTCGTTTAATCTACACAAATTCTGGGTTAGCTTTGCTTGCCCTTGCTTCCAATGCTGTTCATAAGCTCTGGAAATGGCAGCGCAGTGAACGTAATCCGTCAGGGAAG TCTACAGCATCTATCATGCCCCAGTTGTGGCAGCCATCAAGTGGCGCTCCTATGTCTAATGATATAAATGAAGCTAAACCAGCTGAAGAATCTGCTGCGTGCATTGCTTTATCAAAAAATGATTCTTATGTGATGTCTGCATCAGGCGGGAAAGTGTCGCTGTTCAACATGATGACCTTCAAG GTCATGACAACATTTATGCCCCCTCCTCCAGCAGCCACCTATCTAGCATTCCATCCCCAGGACAACAATGTTATTGCCATTGGAATGGATGATTCTACTATTCAAATATACAATGTCAGGGTTGACGAG GTCAAAATCAAACTGAAGGGTCATCAGAAACCGATCACAGGGCTTGCATTTTCACAGGCACTGAATGTGCTGGTGTCTTCTGGATCTGATGCACAG CTATGTGTTTGGAACATCGATGGGTGGGAAAAAAGAATAGCTAGGCCAATACAGACACCATCTGGTCAGTCAGCTCCTCTGGCTGGGGATACTAGAGTTCAGTTCCACAATGATCAGACTCATTTGCTTGTGGTTCATGAAAGCCAAATTGGTATCTATGATAGCCAACTTGAGTGCTTGCGACTG TGGTCTCCAAGAGACTCTCTTTCTGCTGCCATATCAAGCGCGATATACTCATGTGACGGTCTGCTGATATTTGTTGGATTTTCTGATGGAGCTATTGGAATTTTTGATGTGGACGGGCTGAGGCTCCGATGTCGAATAGCATCCTCTGCCTACATAGGTTCTTCAATTTCCAG TAGCGGTGCCTTTCCTGTGGTAATCGCAGCACATCCAACTGATTCTAACCAGTTTGCGCTTGGAATGAGCGATGGTTCAGTTCATGTCATTGAGCCATCAGATGGTGAGCCAAAGTGGGGTGGACCAGTCCCCCAAGAAAATGGATCCCTGCCTACCATTCCCTCAAATTCAGCCTTAAATAGTCAGCCTTCTGAAACACCCTCTAGGTGA
- the LOC108192898 gene encoding protein TOPLESS-RELATED PROTEIN 2 isoform X2, whose protein sequence is MSSLSRELVFLILQFLDEEKFKDTVHKLEHESGFYFNMKYFDELVQAGEWDEVERYLCGFTKVEDNRYSMKIFFEIRKQKYLEALDRNDRPKAVDILVKDLKVFSSFNEDLFKEITQLLALDNFRQNEQLSKYGDTKSARSIMLVELKKLIEANPLFREKLAFPTFKASRLRTLINQSLNWQHQLCKNPRPNPDIKTLFIDHTCASSNGARAPPPANSPLAGPVPKAGVFPPLGGHNPFQPIVSPSASAIAGWMSSPNPSMPHAAVASAPPGLVQSPGAAAFLKHPRTPPGGPGLEYQMGDSEHLMKRMRTGQSDEVSFSGHPPHMYSTDDLPKAVVRILNQGSNVMSMDFHPQQQTVLLVGTNVGDISIWEVGSRERLVHKTFKVWDLSACSMPLQTNLVKDATISVNRCIWGPDGSILGVAFSKHIVQIYAYNPAGELRQHLEIDAHIGGVNDIAFSHPNKQLCIVTCGDDKTIKVWDAVSGRRQFIFEGHEAPVYSVCPHFKENIQFIFSTAIDGKIKAWLYDCLGSRVDYDAPGHWCTTMAYSADGTRLFSCGTSKEGESHLVEWNESEGAIKRTYSGFRKRSLGVVQFDTTRNRFLAAGDEFQIKFWDMDNNNILTVIDAEGGLPASPRLRFNKEGSLLAVTANENAIKVIANSDGQRMLRMLEGRAFDSSRGFPEAVNIKPPFSGSLGPNVSNPIQPVLDHSERMQTPLSIGNLAAAESSKMADTKPKILENADKMIAWKFPDVTESTQLRAIRLPDPLSASKVVRLIYTNSGLALLALASNAVHKLWKWQRSERNPSGKSTASIMPQLWQPSSGAPMSNDINEAKPAEESAACIALSKNDSYVMSASGGKVSLFNMMTFKVMTTFMPPPPAATYLAFHPQDNNVIAIGMDDSTIQIYNVRVDEVKIKLKGHQKPITGLAFSQALNVLVSSGSDAQLCVWNIDGWEKRIARPIQTPSGQSAPLAGDTRVQFHNDQTHLLVVHESQIGIYDSQLECLRLWSPRDSLSAAISSAIYSCDGLLIFVGFSDGAIGIFDVDGLRLRCRIASSAYIGSSISSSSGAFPVVIAAHPTDSNQFALGMSDGSVHVIEPSDGEPKWGGPVPQENGSLPTIPSNSALNSQPSETPSR, encoded by the exons ATGTCATCTCTGAGTCGGGAACTAGTTTTCCTGATACTGCAATTCCTTGATGAGGAAAAATTTAAGGATACCGTTCACAA GTTGGAACACGAGTCTGGCTTTTACTTCAACATGAAATACTTTGACGAGCTAGTTCAAGCTGGTGAGTGGGATGAAGTTGAACGCTATTTATGTGGCTTTACAAAAGTTGAGGACAATCGCTACTCAATgaagatattttttgaaatcaggAAACAAAAATATCTAGAAGCCCTTGATAG GAATGACCGGCCTAAAGCTGTTgatattctcgtaaaggatttgaaAGTGTTCTCCTCTTTCAATGAAGATCTTTTCAAGGAAATCACGCAACTACTTGCTCTAGACAATTTCAG GCAAAATGAGCAGCTCTCCAAGTACGGGGATACAAAATCAGCGCGCAGCATTATGCTTGTTGAACTCAAAAAGCTTATAGAGGCGAATCCATTGTTTCGTGAGAAACTCGCCTTTCCAACTTTCAAAGCCTCACGGTTGCGGACATTGATTAATCAAAG TCTTAATTGGCAGCACCAACTTTGCAAGAACCCACGTCCAAACCCTGATATTAAGACACTTTTTATTGATCATACTTGTGCTTCTAGCAATGGAGCTCGTGCTCCTCCACCTGCTAATAGCCCTCTTGCTGGACCTGTTCCAAAAGCTGGGGTTTTTCCACCTCTTGGAGGTCATAAC CCGTTCCAGCCGATTGTTTCTCCTTCTGCAAGTGCAATCGCAGGTTGGATGTCGAGTCCCAATCCTTCCATGCCTCATGCTGCTGTTGCATCTGCCCCCCCTGGTCTTGTCCAGTCCCCTGGTGCAG CTGCATTCCTGAAACATCCCAGAACGCCTCCTGGTGGTCCTGGGTTGGAGTACCAAATGGGTGATTCAGAGCACCTAATGAAGCGTATGCGCACTGGTCAATCTGACGAG GTGTCCTTCTCCGGTCATCCTCCTCATATGtactcaactgatgatcttccAAAAGCTGTTGTGCGGATCCTTAACCAAGGGTCAAATGTCATGAGCATGGATTTCCATCCACAGCAGCAGACTGTTCTTTTAG TTGGTACTAATGTCGGTGATATTAGCATCTGGGAAGTTGGATCTCGTGAAAGGTTAGTCCATAAAACATTCAAGGTGTGGGATTTGTCAGCTTGTTCAATGCCATTGCAG ACTAATTTGGTAAAAGATGCAACAATATCCGTCAACCGGTGCATATGGGGCCCGGATGGATCTATACTCG GCGTCGCTTTCTCGAAGCATATAGTTCAGATATATGCATACAATCCAGCGGGAGAGTTGAGACAGCACTTAGAA ATTGATGCTCACATTGGAGGTGTAAATGATATTGCTTTTTCTCATCCCAATAAGCAACTGTGCATTGTTACATGCGGCGATGACAAAACAATAAAG GTGTGGGATGCTGTATCTGGACGAAGACAATTTATATTTGAGGGTCACGAAGCTCCTGTTTATTCTGTATGCCCTCActttaaagaaaatatacaG TTCATCTTCTCCACTGCAATTGATGGGAAAATTAAAGCATGGCTATATGATTGTTTGGGGTCCAGAGTAGATTATGATGCCCCTGGACACTGGTGCACCACAATGGCTTATAGTGCTGATGGAACCAG GCTTTTCTCTTGTGGGACAAGCAAAGAAGGTGAATCCCACCTAGTTGAGTGGAATGAAAGTGAAGGAGCTATTAAAAGGACATACTCTGGATTTAGGAAACGGTCATTAGGTGTTGTTCAGTTTGACACAACTAGGAATCGTTTTCTAGCTGCTGGTGATGAATTTCAAATAAAGTTCTGGGACATGGACAATAATAACATTCTGACAGTTATCGATGCTGAGGGTGGATTGCCT GCAAGTCCTAGATTGAGATTTAACAAGGAAGGTTCCTTACTGGCTGTAACAGCCAATGAAAATGCCATCAAGGTTATTGCTAATTCAGATGGGCAACGTATGTTGAGGATGCTGGAAGGCAGAGCATTTGACAGCTCTCGTGGTTTTCCAGAAGCAGTCAATATTAAA CCTCCATTTTCTGGGTCCCTAGGCCCTAATGTTTCCAACCCTATACAACCAGTCctagatcattccgaaagaatgCAGACCCCATTATCCATTGGCAATCTT GCTGCTGCTGAGAGTAGCAAGATGGCTGATACTAAGCCAAAGATTTTGGAAAATGCTGACAAAATGATAGCCTGGAAGTTTCCAGATGTAACAGAATCAACTCAACTAAGGGCTATTCGATTGCCTGATCCATTGTCAGCTAGTAAG GTTGTTCGTTTAATCTACACAAATTCTGGGTTAGCTTTGCTTGCCCTTGCTTCCAATGCTGTTCATAAGCTCTGGAAATGGCAGCGCAGTGAACGTAATCCGTCAGGGAAG TCTACAGCATCTATCATGCCCCAGTTGTGGCAGCCATCAAGTGGCGCTCCTATGTCTAATGATATAAATGAAGCTAAACCAGCTGAAGAATCTGCTGCGTGCATTGCTTTATCAAAAAATGATTCTTATGTGATGTCTGCATCAGGCGGGAAAGTGTCGCTGTTCAACATGATGACCTTCAAG GTCATGACAACATTTATGCCCCCTCCTCCAGCAGCCACCTATCTAGCATTCCATCCCCAGGACAACAATGTTATTGCCATTGGAATGGATGATTCTACTATTCAAATATACAATGTCAGGGTTGACGAG GTCAAAATCAAACTGAAGGGTCATCAGAAACCGATCACAGGGCTTGCATTTTCACAGGCACTGAATGTGCTGGTGTCTTCTGGATCTGATGCACAG CTATGTGTTTGGAACATCGATGGGTGGGAAAAAAGAATAGCTAGGCCAATACAGACACCATCTGGTCAGTCAGCTCCTCTGGCTGGGGATACTAGAGTTCAGTTCCACAATGATCAGACTCATTTGCTTGTGGTTCATGAAAGCCAAATTGGTATCTATGATAGCCAACTTGAGTGCTTGCGACTG TGGTCTCCAAGAGACTCTCTTTCTGCTGCCATATCAAGCGCGATATACTCATGTGACGGTCTGCTGATATTTGTTGGATTTTCTGATGGAGCTATTGGAATTTTTGATGTGGACGGGCTGAGGCTCCGATGTCGAATAGCATCCTCTGCCTACATAGGTTCTTCAATTTCCAG CAGTAGCGGTGCCTTTCCTGTGGTAATCGCAGCACATCCAACTGATTCTAACCAGTTTGCGCTTGGAATGAGCGATGGTTCAGTTCATGTCATTGAGCCATCAGATGGTGAGCCAAAGTGGGGTGGACCAGTCCCCCAAGAAAATGGATCCCTGCCTACCATTCCCTCAAATTCAGCCTTAAATAGTCAGCCTTCTGAAACACCCTCTAGGTGA
- the LOC108192898 gene encoding protein TOPLESS-RELATED PROTEIN 2 isoform X4 — protein sequence MSSLSRELVFLILQFLDEEKFKDTVHKLEHESGFYFNMKYFDELVQAGEWDEVERYLCGFTKVEDNRYSMKIFFEIRKQKYLEALDRNDRPKAVDILVKDLKVFSSFNEDLFKEITQLLALDNFRQNEQLSKYGDTKSARSIMLVELKKLIEANPLFREKLAFPTFKASRLRTLINQSLNWQHQLCKNPRPNPDIKTLFIDHTCASSNGARAPPPANSPLAGPVPKAGVFPPLGGHNPFQPIVSPSASAIAGWMSSPNPSMPHAAVASAPPGLVQSPGAAAFLKHPRTPPGGPGLEYQMGDSEHLMKRMRTGQSDEVSFSGHPPHMYSTDDLPKAVVRILNQGSNVMSMDFHPQQQTVLLVGTNVGDISIWEVGSRERLVHKTFKVWDLSACSMPLQTNLVKDATISVNRCIWGPDGSILGVAFSKHIVQIYAYNPAGELRQHLEIDAHIGGVNDIAFSHPNKQLCIVTCGDDKTIKVWDAVSGRRQFIFEGHEAPVYSVCPHFKENIQFIFSTAIDGKIKAWLYDCLGSRVDYDAPGHWCTTMAYSADGTRLFSCGTSKEGESHLVEWNESEGAIKRTYSGFRKRSLGVVQFDTTRNRFLAAGDEFQIKFWDMDNNNILTVIDAEGGLPASPRLRFNKEGSLLAVTANENAIKVIANSDGQRMLRMLEGRAFDSSRGFPEAVNIKPPFSGSLGPNVSNPIQPVLDHSERMQTPLSIGNLAAAESSKMADTKPKILENADKMIAWKFPDVTESTQLRAIRLPDPLSASKVVRLIYTNSGLALLALASNAVHKLWKWQRSERNPSGKSTASIMPQLWQPSSGAPMSNDINEAKPAEESAACIALSKNDSYVMSASGGKVSLFNMMTFKVMTTFMPPPPAATYLAFHPQDNNVIAIGMDDSTIQIYNVRVDEVKIKLKGHQKPITGLAFSQALNVLVSSGSDAQLCVWNIDGWEKRIARPIQTPSGQSAPLAGDTRVQFHNDQTHLLVVHESQIGIYDSQLECLRLWSPRDSLSAAISSAIYSCDGLLIFVGFSDGAIGIFDVDGLRLRCRIASSAYIGSSISSSGAFPVVIAAHPTDSNQFALGMSDGSVHVIEPSDGEPKWGGPVPQENGSLPTIPSNSALNSQPSETPSR from the exons ATGTCATCTCTGAGTCGGGAACTAGTTTTCCTGATACTGCAATTCCTTGATGAGGAAAAATTTAAGGATACCGTTCACAA GTTGGAACACGAGTCTGGCTTTTACTTCAACATGAAATACTTTGACGAGCTAGTTCAAGCTGGTGAGTGGGATGAAGTTGAACGCTATTTATGTGGCTTTACAAAAGTTGAGGACAATCGCTACTCAATgaagatattttttgaaatcaggAAACAAAAATATCTAGAAGCCCTTGATAG GAATGACCGGCCTAAAGCTGTTgatattctcgtaaaggatttgaaAGTGTTCTCCTCTTTCAATGAAGATCTTTTCAAGGAAATCACGCAACTACTTGCTCTAGACAATTTCAG GCAAAATGAGCAGCTCTCCAAGTACGGGGATACAAAATCAGCGCGCAGCATTATGCTTGTTGAACTCAAAAAGCTTATAGAGGCGAATCCATTGTTTCGTGAGAAACTCGCCTTTCCAACTTTCAAAGCCTCACGGTTGCGGACATTGATTAATCAAAG TCTTAATTGGCAGCACCAACTTTGCAAGAACCCACGTCCAAACCCTGATATTAAGACACTTTTTATTGATCATACTTGTGCTTCTAGCAATGGAGCTCGTGCTCCTCCACCTGCTAATAGCCCTCTTGCTGGACCTGTTCCAAAAGCTGGGGTTTTTCCACCTCTTGGAGGTCATAAC CCGTTCCAGCCGATTGTTTCTCCTTCTGCAAGTGCAATCGCAGGTTGGATGTCGAGTCCCAATCCTTCCATGCCTCATGCTGCTGTTGCATCTGCCCCCCCTGGTCTTGTCCAGTCCCCTGGTGCAG CTGCATTCCTGAAACATCCCAGAACGCCTCCTGGTGGTCCTGGGTTGGAGTACCAAATGGGTGATTCAGAGCACCTAATGAAGCGTATGCGCACTGGTCAATCTGACGAG GTGTCCTTCTCCGGTCATCCTCCTCATATGtactcaactgatgatcttccAAAAGCTGTTGTGCGGATCCTTAACCAAGGGTCAAATGTCATGAGCATGGATTTCCATCCACAGCAGCAGACTGTTCTTTTAG TTGGTACTAATGTCGGTGATATTAGCATCTGGGAAGTTGGATCTCGTGAAAGGTTAGTCCATAAAACATTCAAGGTGTGGGATTTGTCAGCTTGTTCAATGCCATTGCAG ACTAATTTGGTAAAAGATGCAACAATATCCGTCAACCGGTGCATATGGGGCCCGGATGGATCTATACTCG GCGTCGCTTTCTCGAAGCATATAGTTCAGATATATGCATACAATCCAGCGGGAGAGTTGAGACAGCACTTAGAA ATTGATGCTCACATTGGAGGTGTAAATGATATTGCTTTTTCTCATCCCAATAAGCAACTGTGCATTGTTACATGCGGCGATGACAAAACAATAAAG GTGTGGGATGCTGTATCTGGACGAAGACAATTTATATTTGAGGGTCACGAAGCTCCTGTTTATTCTGTATGCCCTCActttaaagaaaatatacaG TTCATCTTCTCCACTGCAATTGATGGGAAAATTAAAGCATGGCTATATGATTGTTTGGGGTCCAGAGTAGATTATGATGCCCCTGGACACTGGTGCACCACAATGGCTTATAGTGCTGATGGAACCAG GCTTTTCTCTTGTGGGACAAGCAAAGAAGGTGAATCCCACCTAGTTGAGTGGAATGAAAGTGAAGGAGCTATTAAAAGGACATACTCTGGATTTAGGAAACGGTCATTAGGTGTTGTTCAGTTTGACACAACTAGGAATCGTTTTCTAGCTGCTGGTGATGAATTTCAAATAAAGTTCTGGGACATGGACAATAATAACATTCTGACAGTTATCGATGCTGAGGGTGGATTGCCT GCAAGTCCTAGATTGAGATTTAACAAGGAAGGTTCCTTACTGGCTGTAACAGCCAATGAAAATGCCATCAAGGTTATTGCTAATTCAGATGGGCAACGTATGTTGAGGATGCTGGAAGGCAGAGCATTTGACAGCTCTCGTGGTTTTCCAGAAGCAGTCAATATTAAA CCTCCATTTTCTGGGTCCCTAGGCCCTAATGTTTCCAACCCTATACAACCAGTCctagatcattccgaaagaatgCAGACCCCATTATCCATTGGCAATCTT GCTGCTGCTGAGAGTAGCAAGATGGCTGATACTAAGCCAAAGATTTTGGAAAATGCTGACAAAATGATAGCCTGGAAGTTTCCAGATGTAACAGAATCAACTCAACTAAGGGCTATTCGATTGCCTGATCCATTGTCAGCTAGTAAG GTTGTTCGTTTAATCTACACAAATTCTGGGTTAGCTTTGCTTGCCCTTGCTTCCAATGCTGTTCATAAGCTCTGGAAATGGCAGCGCAGTGAACGTAATCCGTCAGGGAAG TCTACAGCATCTATCATGCCCCAGTTGTGGCAGCCATCAAGTGGCGCTCCTATGTCTAATGATATAAATGAAGCTAAACCAGCTGAAGAATCTGCTGCGTGCATTGCTTTATCAAAAAATGATTCTTATGTGATGTCTGCATCAGGCGGGAAAGTGTCGCTGTTCAACATGATGACCTTCAAG GTCATGACAACATTTATGCCCCCTCCTCCAGCAGCCACCTATCTAGCATTCCATCCCCAGGACAACAATGTTATTGCCATTGGAATGGATGATTCTACTATTCAAATATACAATGTCAGGGTTGACGAG GTCAAAATCAAACTGAAGGGTCATCAGAAACCGATCACAGGGCTTGCATTTTCACAGGCACTGAATGTGCTGGTGTCTTCTGGATCTGATGCACAG CTATGTGTTTGGAACATCGATGGGTGGGAAAAAAGAATAGCTAGGCCAATACAGACACCATCTGGTCAGTCAGCTCCTCTGGCTGGGGATACTAGAGTTCAGTTCCACAATGATCAGACTCATTTGCTTGTGGTTCATGAAAGCCAAATTGGTATCTATGATAGCCAACTTGAGTGCTTGCGACTG TGGTCTCCAAGAGACTCTCTTTCTGCTGCCATATCAAGCGCGATATACTCATGTGACGGTCTGCTGATATTTGTTGGATTTTCTGATGGAGCTATTGGAATTTTTGATGTGGACGGGCTGAGGCTCCGATGTCGAATAGCATCCTCTGCCTACATAGGTTCTTCAATTTCCAG TAGCGGTGCCTTTCCTGTGGTAATCGCAGCACATCCAACTGATTCTAACCAGTTTGCGCTTGGAATGAGCGATGGTTCAGTTCATGTCATTGAGCCATCAGATGGTGAGCCAAAGTGGGGTGGACCAGTCCCCCAAGAAAATGGATCCCTGCCTACCATTCCCTCAAATTCAGCCTTAAATAGTCAGCCTTCTGAAACACCCTCTAGGTGA